The sequence CCTCTGACTCAGACACCCGTTCAATTCTTACAGCATTCAGGCGATCGCGAAGAAATCAACACCATTCAATTGCATTTAGCCTCCCTCAACTTTACCTATTCTGAAATGCACCATTCGATATCAGAACTTTCTGGTGGTCAGCAAGGAAAACTCTTTCTCCTACAACTAGTCCTCACAAGTCCCCAGTTTCTACTCTTGGACGAGCCTACCCGCAATTTTTCCCCTACTTCCCAACCAGAAATTCGACGCCTTTTCGCAGACTACGCAGGCGGACTAGTCACGGTCTCTCACGACCGGACCTTCCTCAAAGAAGTCTGCCAAAAAATCTATCGTCTGACCGAACATGGTTTGGTAGAAATAGAGTCGCTCTAACGTAAAAAAGATTGGCCCAAAAACCAATCTTGTAGAACGAAGAAAAAATGTTCCATTATACAAATCTAACAAATCCAGAGTTATCCAAGCCTCTATTGAAACTTTTCCGCCGTGAGAAAAGTGCCTGAAACGTAATAGTTTCAGGCACTCGGAATTATTGAGACCTTACGCTCAATAATTAGTCATGGAACTTCGAGGAAGTTCGCTGACGTCCGATCTCACCTAAGGAAAGTTTCTAAGAGGACTTTATTTTCAATTTGAAAGATTGGCAAAAACCAATCTTTTTCTATTCCTTCGCTGCCTCTTGTGCCATTTCTTGGGTGCGTTTGTAGGCTGCTTCCACTCCTGCAATAATGTCCCCCCGTAAGCCGACTTGCTCTAAACGGTTGACTCCTGCGATGGTAGAGCCACCCGGGCTACAAACTGCATCTCGCAAGCGGACTGGGTGCTCGCCTGTCTCTAGGACCATTTGACTAGCGCCTTGGAAGGTTTGTGCAACCATCTGCAAGGCTTGCTCTCGTGTAAGTCCTAATCCTACTCCTGCATCTGCCATGGCTTCAATCATCTGATAGACAAAGGCTGGCCCACAGCCTGCGACAGCCGTTGCAGGATCCATCAATTTTTCTTCGATTTCATAGAGAGCCCCTGCTCCTGCTAAGAGCTGATTGACTTTGGATACTTGCTGGTCTGTCACTGCTTGGGAGCGGGCCAGACTGATAACACCTTGACCAATGGCCACAGGCGTATTGGGCATGATGCGAATTAGCCCTAGCTGGTCGTTCTGGATCACGTCAGCCATCTTTTCTAGTTCCAGGCCTGCGGCCATGGAAACCAGCAAGAGATTAGAGCGTTGAGCCAAGATGCCTTTATACTCTTCTAAAAGAGGGCAAATCTGATAGGGTTTGACCCCTAAAAAGATTACTTCAGCCTCTTGAAAGGCTTGTTCAAGCTCAGACGCCGTTCCCCCATACTGGCTGATAAAATCCTGCACCTTTTGTGGAGAACGATTAACCAAGAGCAAGTCTGTGGCAGCCACTTCTTTTGCGACTACTTTGGCTAGACTAGCTC comes from Streptococcus parasanguinis ATCC 15912 and encodes:
- the proC gene encoding pyrroline-5-carboxylate reductase, whose amino-acid sequence is MKVAFIGLGNTGASLAKVVAKEVAATDLLLVNRSPQKVQDFISQYGGTASELEQAFQEAEVIFLGVKPYQICPLLEEYKGILAQRSNLLLVSMAAGLELEKMADVIQNDQLGLIRIMPNTPVAIGQGVISLARSQAVTDQQVSKVNQLLAGAGALYEIEEKLMDPATAVAGCGPAFVYQMIEAMADAGVGLGLTREQALQMVAQTFQGASQMVLETGEHPVRLRDAVCSPGGSTIAGVNRLEQVGLRGDIIAGVEAAYKRTQEMAQEAAKE